One genomic window of Oryctolagus cuniculus chromosome 11, mOryCun1.1, whole genome shotgun sequence includes the following:
- the LOC100344466 gene encoding olfactory receptor 6C2-like — protein MRNHTVTTFVLLGLTDDPQLQAVTFIFLFLTYVLSVTGNLTIIFLTSIHSHLKTAMYFFLQNFSFLEISFTTACIPRYLYNISTGDKTITYNNCVIQMFFIDLLGVTEFFLLAIMSYDRYVAICKPLHYVTIMSSQVCRRLVLCCWVAGFLVILPPLSLGLRLKFCDSNVVDHFICDAFPLLKITCTDTRLIEQMVMVSAVLTFIMTLVCVGLSYIYIIKTILRFPSAQQRKKAFSTCSSHMIVVSITYGSCIFIYVKPSAKQSVATNKGVIVLTTSIAPMLNPFIYTLRNKQVKQAFNDSAKRIALFLKR, from the coding sequence ATGAGAAACCACACAGTCACAACGTTTGTCTTGCTGGGGCTGACGGATGACCCCcagctgcaggctgtgactttcatctttctgtttctcacctACGTGTTGAGTGTAACTGGCAACCTGACCATCATCTTCCTCACCTCCATACATTCACACCTGAAAACGGCCATGTACTTTTTCCTACAAAACTTCTCCTTCCTAGAAATCTCATTTACAACGGCTTGTATTCCCAGATACTTGTACAACATATCAACCGGTGACAAGACAATCACATACAACAACTGTGTCATTCAAATGTTTTTTATCGATCTCCTTGGTGTCACAGAATTTTTCCTCCTGGCCATCATGTCCTacgaccgctatgtggccatctgcaagccccTGCATTACGTGACCATCAtgagcagccaggtctgcagGAGACTCGTCCTCTGCTGCTGGGTAGCCGGCTTCTTGGTCATCCTCCCACCCCTGAGCTTGGGCCTACGTCTAAAGTTCTGTGACTCTAACGTCGTTGACCATTTCATCTGCGATGCATTTCCCCTCCTGAAGATCACATGCACAGATACACGGTTGATAGAGCAGATGGTCATGGTCAGTGCCGTGCTGACCTTCATCATGACCCTGGTCTGTGTGGGTCTATCCTACATATACATCATCAAGACCATTCTACGATTCCCCTCAGCCCAGCAAAGGAAGAAGGCCttttccacctgctcctcccacatgATTGTGGTCTCCATCACCTACGGCAGCTGCATCTTCATCTATGTGAAGCCCTCAGCAAAGCAGTCAGTGGCCACTAACAAGGGTGTGATTGTGCTCACCACCTCCATCGCACCTatgctgaaccccttcatctacacCCTGAGGAACAAGCAAGTGAAACAAGCCTTCAATGACTCAGCCAAAAGAATTGCTTTGTTCTTAAAGAGGTAA